ACAAATGTTTGCATAAGAACAGCTTTAGCTTTTCAGCCACCACTTTTTTCCACCCTTCAGGGATTACATGTGCTATCAAAAGATGGATACCGACATAAGCAGGTACAAGGCCCACCAACAATGAGATGTACATGGAATTCCTTGCCTCCCTGGAGCTTCCCATAACATAAGCCCCCATTAGGGCAAGAAGGTCCACTATCATTGCTATCTGCAGAGCAAATCGTTTTGTAGCCTTCTCGCTTATCCTCTTGTTCAGGAGCATAATGATCATGACAAAGGATGCAACAAACGCGACTGCATTCAGATAGAAGAATGCAATATAACGCTGATGGTGAGTGTCCTCAAGGATGGGATCACCAGCTGAATGATCATTCTCTGTTCTTGACCAGAAGCCACATGGCGGATTCAAACCTGATTGATATGTCAGAGAAACTGCCAGAATGGCAAGAAGAAGTAAGTATGTGCGGGACTTCTTCAGATGCTCCGACGTTGGTCTGTCATCAGAATTCTTTTTGCTGCTATCTTCAGTGGGATCTCCTTTCTTGTCAACATTGCCATTCTCGGAAGACACAACAGTGTTATTACTTCCAACCATCTCAATCTCACTGGCTCCCATAGGCCCATCAGAATGCACTTGCTGTACTGGGTGATCGCTGGTGGCTCCATGACAATGATTATCTGATGTTGTTTGTTCAGACGAATCATCCACTACAATAACTGCATCCTTGCATTCATCATTTGATGAAGATTGACCTTTCGTATCTGCAACTTGCTTATTGGGCATATAGTCAACAATATTTGCAGTGTTTGGGCCATTATTTGGAGACAGCTGTTCCTTCTTATTTGCATCTTGCTGATTGTCTGTGGAATGATTATCAGTGCTAGGCATTTGATTCACAgtatttgtagcttggtggcatttGACTGAAGGATGTCCTGTGTCAGAGACTGCATCATCTGCAACTGATTGGCAGTCTATACACTGATCCTCTGGGTTGTGCATAATATTTGTGGTATTTCCTGGTTGCGGGTCATTGACCGATGGTTGCTCCGAGCTGGGCTCAGCCTCCTCATTATTTGCAATTTGCTGGCTGTCTGCATGCTGATGCTCCCTAAGGATTCCATCCTCTTTGATGTTTTGAACTCGGTTTTCTGTTTCAGAAGCACTGCCTTCTTCTGGCGTAACTGTTGCAAGGTCTGTAGTATGCTGACCAGTGGCATGAGAATGAACTTGCTCAGAATTTCCTGATATTTTTTTACCTGATTCCAGTGAAAAGAGACGACCAATTTTATTGAAGCACTTATGACCTTTGATCTTTTGCAGCCAGTCTGCTACAGGTTTGTAAACAAATGCCGCAGCTACCACCGCAAAGCAGACCCATACTATGACAGTAATGAACACAACAAAGAAAGATGTCCTTACACTCCTACAGCACCCTGCAGCATAGGCCCCAATCAGACCAAATAGGTCAAATACGACGCACACAATCACGGCTTTGGACCTTATTCCATGGCTACTCAATTCTGGGCTCAGAAGAAGAATGATTGTGACCAAAGATGCCACAAAAGAAGTCGCATTGCAGCTAATAAAAATATTATACCGGTGAAGGTAGTTACTGCGGAGAATAGAGGTAGCTGGAGGATGCTTGTAAGAAGGATTTTCAGCCCAAAAGCCTCCAGGTGGATTCAATCCGGCTTGGTATGTGATAGTAGCAGCAAAAGTTGCAAGCATCAATATGAACTTACGATCCTCCTCAACATCTTCCTCTGGATTGCTGCTTGCTTCTGTGGAACTGCCACTGCCACCGCGTCTGGATCGAATTTTATCCATCAATTTTTGCAGCCTATTTCTCAATGATTTTGGAATAACCCTTCTGGATACTAGGGTATGAATCACAACATACACAAAAACAGCAATGACTAGAATCCAGATGTAAATGGATGACTTCCGTGCCCTGCAGCTTCCAGCAGTGAAGGCCCCCAGCAGGCTAAATAAGTCCAGCAGCATGGTCAATTGCATTGAACGGAGCCATATATTCCGCTTCGTCACACTCTTACTTAAAAGCAAGATGACTAAGACAAGAGATGCAGCAAAGGCTGTTGCGTTGCAGTAAAAGAACACCTCATATCTTAGAGAGTAGCCAACATGCAGGACAGGGTCACCAGCATCATGGCCATCCGTGTTTAGTGTCCAAGATCCCCCTGGTGGTGTTAATCCAGCATTGTATGTCACACTAACTGCTAAGACTCCAAGCAGTACTAAATACTTCCGCAGTCTCCACAGGAGCTCAAAATCAACAGGGATTTGTTCAGGGCTACTGCTGGGTAACAAATACCTGCTGGACAATCCATTAACTGAATCTTGCCTAGTGCTGTTAGTACCCATGCCAAACCCATCATTGCTGCTTTCACTCAAATGATTTCCAGTGTTGGGCAGATCAATGGTGTGCTCGGACTGCCCGCCGTTTTCCATGTGATTGCTCTCTGACGAAGATTGCAAGTCTCAACCTCTCAGTTGCTGTCTAAGCTTGCATCTGCAGCATTGGATAAGGGTTTCTTGGATGAGAGAAGATACATGAAAGATTCAAATGTCATTTAAGGATTGTGCTGAAGAAGAAAAGGCAAAGAAGACAGCTAGAAGGAAGAGAGACTTTGTGAGGTTTATACACCAAACAAAAACAACAGAAAGAGACTGCGTTAAAGGCTGCCTTCCCTGCTTGACCCCACAAGGATAACCACAATATTTATTATTTTTCAAACAGTAACCACCATATGAATCATTAGCTCATGTACATAACCTTCTCAAGAAAGAAGGTGTGAGTTGGTGCTGTATTAACCTTCATAATTTTACCTGCCAAAATAAGCAGCCTACATAGGTCCGATTGCTTCCAGAAACACATATTTATTATTTATTGTCGAAATACTGACAGATCCTACAGGGTAACTAGTAAAATTAATAGCAAGCGGAGAAGTAGTAGACTATTGGAAATGGAAGTCATACATCTATGTCTAAACACCAAGCACAGGAAGAGAAGGTAAGAATCATACCTGGCATGGGAAGGCATTAGCCATACATCAGTCGCTAGCTGAGGTTGCAAGTTTGAGCTTGTACCCAGAGCGATGGACAGATTAGCTGCTCAGACAAGTGAACACACCCGTATGCTTCAAAGGTAGCTGAGGACTTCCAGCCTCAACAATGCTTGCATCTGCAGAATTGGGTAAGAGTTTCTTGGATGAGAGAAGATCTATGGAAGATTTGAATATCATTCAAGGACTGTGCTGAAGAAGAAAAGGCGAAGAAGGCAGCTAGGAAGAAGAGGGACTTGCTGAAGTCTATGTCCCAAAGGAAAACAACAAAAAGAGAGCGCGTTAAAGGCTACCTTGACTGCTTGACCCCACAATGATAACCACAGTATGAATTATTTTAAATAAAAACAGTAACCATCATATGAATTATTAGCTCATCATGTACATAGACTTCTCCGGAAAGTGAGTGTGAGTTAGTGGTGTGTTGATCCCAGTCAACCACAAGAGTACACACTGGATTATAGTGCTAGATATTACAATACATATATTAATATATGATAAtataattatattttttattcAGTTTTAATGATTATGGTTGGAAATAAGTTGTGTTTCTCATACTACAACAGTAATAACAGTTATATACATGATTGAACTTCACCGTTGTAATCTGATCCACCaaactaagagcaactccaatggggcgacccatttcgtccgcctgtgtccgtttgggtcggcgcaggcaaaagtggcggcccaacgcgtcgacccaaacccaaatcacgtccgcttcgcgtccgcgccgacgcatttgcggcccaaatttgcgccccaaatgcgtcggcgcggacgcgcaACGGACGCCACGCGCGCCTTCTCGGCGTCCGCATCGTCCCCACCTGGCGGCCGTCCAACTACCCGCTGCCCacgcggtcagcttaatttatgaccacgggcccacgcgtcagcaacggcggtcgtccttttttaagccggCCGTGCGGTggggccgtcctcatccaaacTCGCATCCACATCTAGCCAACTCTGCTCCCCCCTCgccggcaaaccctagccaccaccaccacagcgagatggggctcttctccggcgccggcagcagcaaggccaagggcaaggcCCCTGCCGTCCCTTTCCCATCGGAGCTCCTCCCGCCTCCGCCAGCACCGGCTCGCCGGCAGAGGCAGCGCgtgaacgtgccagtgcaccaggcggagtggcactggcagcaccGTGTGCCTCTGCCGTACCCCGACGTCACCctgccgcacgactggcatctggatccaGAGAGGATCCCAGTGCGTGCGGCGCCGCGGTCGGCTAGGGCgcacgcggaggaggtgcggcgccggcgggcgcTGCTGACACCGGAGCAGCACCGCGACGACACCTACGCCATCGACTCACCGAACTGGAAGcggtggttcgccttcgagcacgaggaggcgaggcgccGCTGCGTGCGCGAGGACGACCGCAGCCTGCCGCCGCCCCCGCTCGTCGTCCGCGAGGAGGACCAGGCGGCGGAGGACGcctaccaggcggcccttgcggcgGTCTACTGcgagagcgaggaggacgagcgacgCAGGGTGGAgacggcggaggaagaggaggcccgGTACGAGGCGGCCATGGCGCGGGCCATTGCCCTCTCCGCGGCCGACGACTGCGTAGTGCCGCATGTGGCCCCGCCGTCCCTTCCCCGACGCCGCGTCAAGGCCGACCCGGCGCCGCAGCCGGAGCCGTCCCCGATCGAGCGCTACTCCTGGATGGGAGTACTGCGCGAGTGGGTGTCCGCGCCACCGGTTTGGATGGGGGCGACGCCGGCGCAGGAGGCGGCCTACCTCGAGATGTGGCGCCAGCGACGGCTGGCCGAGGAGCGCCGTCGCGGCGAGTACgaggagatgctcgagcgcgacctcgaggaggagcagcgcgaggctgaggaggaggcgcgccaggccgcggCTGCACAGGTGGCCGCACAGCCCCCCGCGCCGGCACTGCTCGCGCCGGAACAGCCCCACGCGCCGGCACTGCCCGTGCCGGAACAGCCCCACGCGCCGGCACTGCCCGTGCCGGAACACCTGCCCGCGGCCTACATCGCCGCCGCCTGGAACACGGCGTTCCCCTGGGCCGGCCCtgcgccgacgctcatcgacctcaccgaccccgaggaggaggaggaggaggacgacgcctAGGGCTGCGCGCCGCCTCGTAGTTTaggttgtttttatttttcttaaatgcTAATGTAGACGCGTGGACTCTCGCCGACCTTCGTGGCTGGCTGTAATGTTTAATTAATGATGTTTTTTTAAAAATGTGCATGCGTTCTATTATTTTTTTCTAGCGCTGTCAAAATGGGTCGGGCTAGCGTTGGGCGCACGCACCGACCCAAACACGGAAGCGGACATCCGTGTCCgactggccgacccaaacggacaaaaagcggacaaaatcgccgtccgtttgggtcgatccgttggagttgctctaagcctCTAAGTGGTCTGGATATTTCCCTTTGAACTTGTACGCAACAGCAGAGCACCTGCTACTTATTGTAAAAAAACAAGATATTTCCCTTTCTTTACTTTGGCTACCTAGTTCCAAGCTCCAACTGCTATTACCCCAAAttacacatgtactccctctgttcacaaatgTAGTCTTACACTTGTGAACAGAGGGTAAAACAAGTATCGGCTTCCACAAGGTGACTAGTAAAGTTAACTGCGAGTAGGGAAGTGGTAAGCTATTGGCAACGGAAGAAATGCATCCATGTCTAACAACAAAGCATAGGAAGAGAAATTGAGAATCATACCTGGAAGGGGAAAGCGGCAACGCAATGCTCCTCACACAGACATGGTCACACGGAATGGCTGCCCTCATTTAGCCATCATACATCAGCCCCTAGCCGACATGAGGTTGCAGATTTGAGCTTGTACCAAGATCAGGGGTAACTAGTACGATTAACTGCGAGCGGAGAAGTGGAAGACCGTTGGTGATGGAAGCTGCGTACTCATGTCGAAGAACCGAGcacaggaagagggagggagaaccATACCTGGAATGGGGAAGCATTGCAATGCTTAGGCGGCGGTTGCAAGCTTGAGAGCGTGTACCCAGAGTGACTGCTGTTCAGAGTAGATTAGTGAGGGACACCATGTGAGCTTCAAAGATGGCAGAGCTCTCCCAGCCTCAGCAATGGTGTGAAGGGTGTGAAGTGTGGACAGCGAACAAAAAGGAGAAGGGAGGGGGGAGACCGGTGAAGTCAGTTAAACAAATGGCAGAAACAGGGCAGGAACCCCACGGCAATGTACCAGGCAATCAATCATCTGATGGCTTATTAGGTTGGACCCAGTCGTGTGCGATATGTGCACACTACGATCAGCATGCGGATTATGCAAGGGGGATACTACAAGGATGTGGTCTCATCAACCACTTTGGAGTTAGAGAAACCTATAATACACCGAAAAATAATGAGCAGACACGCACCTCAACTGTTAAATAGTGCAGCCAGACAAGTAGACGATGGGGCTTCGTAGCTGTTGCATGGCTGGTTTGGAACACATAGTGCTGTAGATAAGCAAAGAATTAGCCAGTAGAATACCTGGCATTAGCCATTAGGAGGCTGTGAAGTGGAATCTGTGGACAGCGATGGTAAGCTGTGAAATGGTACACATGGTGCTGACTGCTGACGGGTCGTCTGGCACACGACCACAGTCCACACGCCGTGGGTTCAGACCAGCGTTCTGAGGAATTCCGCGTTCAGAACCAAAAGCCACCTTGAATCCTTGAATTAGTCATTATCGCAGATAACCAAAAACGTACCATCATCCACTTGACTCCAGCAAAGTCGCCGCTCCGAGTCCGagacctccctggcgccttgagcgTCGCCATCTTTTGACATTTTCGCTGCGCGTCCGAGCGGCGCTCCGTGGAGCGGCCAGCGCCGCTCGTCTCTTGGCTCTTCTCCGGCCATCAACGCACGGCAATAAATGGCCAACGGTGAAGGGTTCCACCACCGGGGAACTGGCCACGGTAGCTAGGTACAGCTAGCAACACTGGCGCACTTGCTGGTTGCTAGTACGGTCGTCTCCGCTGCCGGAGCCCCGCTGGCCGCTGAGGCATTTGTTCGAACACCAAACGGGCAATGCTGGGGCGAGCAGAGCCGGGCGGGGCCAACCGCAGCCAGGGCCTAGAGCATCGTTCGGCAACAGACCTAGAGAGCAGCAGCAGCGTGCATTGATCCCGTCCCGTCCGACTGGCGCTCGGGGGCCCCGTCGACATCGACAGGGCCATTCCAACCCCCCTCCGGCCATCCATCCCCCCGGATGGCCGTCTCTCCTGGACTAGTCATTCGCGCAGACGTCACACGCAATTGAAGGGATGACGTCAAGCCTCAAGTGAACAACTTGTCACAGcctccaccacccaccagggctcaTCGTTACTTTGTCACTTATTATTACcctcttgtcacggtatttctccctGGCCTCACTTTTCAGTGCGCCGCTCGTAAACAAAGACCCTATAGTGATGTGTTTTTCTCACTGATGAAAAGTACAGAAATCTGCACACCGAGCACAACAACCCACCGCGATCTGCCGAGTAGAAAAACTGTCAAAATGAACCAACTACTCCCTGTCGGATCGAACATGCCAACTTTCAGAAACCGATCAAGTCTGTTCTCTTCTAGAGCAGGCCGGTCTCGTGGTTTTCCTCAGCTAGGACCGACCGCGGCGCGCGCACACACTCTACTGAGTCGTGATGCCTCTACGACTGTAGACACGAAACCAGTGAGGCAACCAACGGTGATGCCTCTACTCAGGTTAGTATGATAGGAGAGACCAATAAAAACGTACAACTACTCAAGATGACGTCAAACCGTTGACTAGAAGGGGCAATCAACTACTCTCTAAGGTGGCTGATTTGATTGACCCAACCACAGGCCAATGGGATATACAACTAGTTGAGTAGACTTTTTGGCATGTGGATGTGTTTCGTATACTCTCTATCCTGCTACCATCATATGATACGGCAGATTTTGTGGCTTGTAACTTGACAAAAACTGGAGCTTTCTCGGTTAGGTCGGCTTAATATGCGGTCTGGAAGGATAAATATGGATCAAGGGCTACAACAGATCGTCCTAGTGCGGCGAATATAAATTCAATATGGGATGTTGTGTGGAAATTGGGTTGCCCAACGAAGGtttaattttttttttttgagagctCTTCATGGCACCCTGCCATGCCGTGTAACCCTAGCTGATAGACATATGAAGGTAAATACAAAATGCCCAGCATGCAAGTTGCCTGAGAATGTTAAACATGTGCTTTTCCAATGTCAGAAAGCAAGACAGGTATGGTTGGGTTTGGGGTTGGAAGATGTCATTGAGCGAGCTTGTAAAGTGGATCATGCGGGCGAGGcggtgcttgaatatctccttcgtCTTCCTGCAAACGAAACATGTGTCCTCGGGCAAGGTAGATCAAACCAGCTGATTGCTGTTGCGACCTGGTATTTATGGTGGGAAAGAAGAAAGATGTGCATGGCGAGCAAATGCAACAACCTGCACAAAAGTTTATGCTATCCAAGCTCTGACAGAAAAATTTTCAGTAGCCTATCAGCCTACGGCAAAGGTGAAAAGGATTCTATGGACTCGCCTTAGTGCTGGCTTTGTAAAACTTAACGTGGATGCTGCTTACGACAGTGATTCACTCCAAGCCACTGTGGGTGCTGTATTACGTGACAGTTCAGGGAAGTTCTTGGCCGCAGGGAATAATGTTGTAGGGGATTGTGTGGATGCTCTTATGGCTGAAGCTACTGCTCTTCGCTTTGGTCTGAATCTTGCCAAGTTATTCGGATGCTCCAGGTTAATCATAAATTCTGATAATTTCGATGTGATTGCTGCAATGCAAGATGATGGTACTTTCTCAGGATTGGCTGTTGCTATTTTCGACGATTGTTATCACATGGCTCACAATTTATCACAAGTCCATTACGAGCACTGTCATAGAGAAGGAAATTTTGTAGCGCATAAACTGGCGAGGCTTACTAGATTTTCTCCACCTGGTACTTGGTTTGATGAGGCACCTAGTGCCATTGCCTCTATGCTTGTAAATGATGCTACTTTGATTACCACTTAATAAAgggttttgaatttaaaaaaaaacGTTGAATCGAAAAACGTTCAACAGGAATGGCCCGACTCTCTGGTTCAACACTCGTGGTGACTCTGAGTTAGGTCAGAATTTTGCACTTTGGGCGAGAATTGGAGGTGTCTTGCTTACGCGCTCCCAGCTCCAGCGACGTGTCTTGCATATTGCGTCGATGCCAAGGGTACACGATGACGTGTTCGCGTGCAACTTTGATTCAGATTCAACTTAACCTTTTGGCAATAGATTAGTGCAAGGCTTGCAGAGTGATTGTCCCGCTGATAGATGCTGTTGGATCACAGATTCAACTTACTCCTGAATTTATTTATTGAATCCACTTTAACTGCATTACTCATAGAGTACACAATTCCTGAATTTCCCTCACCCTTCCCTAGTCATACAAGCTCCCCTTGAATTGGATCGACTGCCAACCCAACCATAATCAAATCCACCTCAAGCCTTTCTAGTGATGCTTCTCTGCCTGGATTAAGTGCAGAACAACGATAGGcgcaaaatggagggagtattaagtgCTCAATTGCTCACATATTAAACCCAAGCAACTGCATATTAAATGGGCCCAACATGCATGATGCAGCAGCTTCCAGTGAAGCAGTGGTAACAGTGGATCAAGACATACTCAGAGGGTATagagatctaaacgcttttatatttatttacggagggagtatatgacaaCAATGTTACTTGCATGAACTATCAGCAATGCCCTAAAGCTGCAGGCAGGCAAAATTTTGGGTGTCTGAAAAAAGTTGCTGTTACCAAATCTAAAAGCAGTTGCTTGGCAAAACTAAAAATAATAATATCTAAAAGCAGTTGCTGTTACCAAATTATGCATTTAGGTGTATGAACTGCTTCCACAACAACGGCAGTAGCACGCCATGTACACAATACAGATCCCGCAATTCCCCTTCCAGTGTTAAATTTTTGGGGAACATTTCATCTCCTAAGACAACTTCAGTACAGTCTAAATAAAGAAGGGTTACTTCATAATGTTACAAGGAATTGCAAAGCCTTGGTGTTGCCAGTATGTACTACTCTACTCCCTTTACGCACTAATAATATCAGAGAAGCGAAAAACATTGGCTGACGCTACAAAATAAGCCTGGTAGTCAAAGTTGTTTTAGATGAGAATATGGGATCATCCCACAAATGGATGAACAAAACAGCTCAAGCTGATGTTAGAAGAATATAAAGTGCAAGAATACTGAAGCCAGAAAGATGGAAGGCCACCTGCGGCTAATGTGGTACCATCTTTCATAGCGAATACAGCTCCAAATTCTCGCTCGTTACATGACTATAATGAAGACAATCATCAGTTCCTGCTTGTAGCTCCATTACATGATGATGTACCCAATATGCAGTTTTAGGCTCGAGCTCAAATTTCAAGTATGTTAAAATAATTACCGAGAACTGCAACAGGCAGCAACACCAGTGTTCAGGTCAAAACATGAAGAAAGATGCTAAAAGGAGACACACAAATTGTTTGCAGATAATATAGAAATATAGATTCTTAGATGAACAGGGTTCTTGTAAAAAGGGAGCATCAAACTTCAGGTCGTGCTGGTGTGTTTGCTCCTGAAACAGGTTCAGGACGTCTTGGGGAGTTAATCCCATTTCCCTCTCTTGGCTTCCGACATTTTGCAATTGCACTTGTCACAATAATTAGGAGCAGCAGGATTACTACAACGCCGCCAACTAGTGCATAGACATACACTGAAGTCCTCAATTTGCGGCAGCTTCCCGCAGCAAAAGCTGTCATCAGAGCCAACATATCCAGTATCATGATCAAGTGCAATATTCCAAGTGGCACAGCCTTCCTGATAGATTTACTCAGCAGAAGCATGATCACCACAATGGATGCCATGAATGCGAAAGAATTGAACCAGAAGAAGATCTTGTACCGTCGGTGATTAATATCACGAAGCACGGGATTGCCTGGTACATGGCCCTCATCATCAGACCAGAATCCACCAGGTGGGTTCAGACCAGCTTGGTATGCGATCGATGCTGCTAAAATTGCAAGAAGCATCAGATACTTGTGTCTCTTTTTAACTTTTTTTTCTTCGACAACTGAAGCTACTGGC
This portion of the Triticum dicoccoides isolate Atlit2015 ecotype Zavitan chromosome 7A, WEW_v2.0, whole genome shotgun sequence genome encodes:
- the LOC119331857 gene encoding uncharacterized protein LOC119331857: MENGGQSEHTIDLPNTGNHLSESSNDGFGMGTNSTRQDSVNGLSSRYLLPSSSPEQIPVDFELLWRLRKYLVLLGVLAVSVTYNAGLTPPGGSWTLNTDGHDAGDPVLHVGYSLRYEVFFYCNATAFAASLVLVILLLSKSVTKRNIWLRSMQLTMLLDLFSLLGAFTAGSCRARKSSIYIWILVIAVFVYVVIHTLVSRRVIPKSLRNRLQKLMDKIRSRRGGSGSSTEASSNPEEDVEEDRKFILMLATFAATITYQAGLNPPGGFWAENPSYKHPPATSILRSNYLHRYNIFISCNATSFVASLVTIILLLSPELSSHGIRSKAVIVCVVFDLFGLIGAYAAGCCRSVRTSFFVVFITVIVWVCFAVVAAAFVYKPVADWLQKIKGHKCFNKIGRLFSLESGKKISGNSEQVHSHATGQHTTDLATVTPEEGSASETENRVQNIKEDGILREHQHADSQQIANNEEAEPSSEQPSVNDPQPGNTTNIMHNPEDQCIDCQSVADDAVSDTGHPSVKCHQATNTVNQMPSTDNHSTDNQQDANKKEQLSPNNGPNTANIVDYMPNKQVADTKGQSSSNDECKDAVIVVDDSSEQTTSDNHCHGATSDHPVQQVHSDGPMGASEIEMVGSNNTVVSSENGNVDKKGDPTEDSSKKNSDDRPTSEHLKKSRTYLLLLAILAVSLTYQSGLNPPCGFWSRTENDHSAGDPILEDTHHQRYIAFFYLNAVAFVASFVMIIMLLNKRISEKATKRFALQIAMIVDLLALMGAYVMGSSREARNSMYISLLVGLVPAYVGIHLLIAHVIPEGWKKVVAEKLKLFLCKHLWREPHQAVENQTGDVDAKEWERRRNLLLILSVLAATVTYQAGINPPGSVWSDDKKVSGTPGNPILQHNHSKRYDVFYYSNSVTFVSSVVITILLVNKESCERGIKCYALRVCLVVGLVGLLIAYAAGSCRKAKESNFLIIIAVAVLIFLVIQVLVLSSTHDTVWGPLSKSLEDLLKRLLRPKESSQESASERQENSCHDEKEKRKRHKYLMLLSVLAASVTYQAGLNPPGGFWYDDPNHVAGNPVLHDIHPWRYRAFFIFNGISFMTSIVVIMFLLNKSVRKKGVLLEVLHLIMILDLLALMTAFAAGSCRKFRTSMYVYGLVIAVAVYLVVAIGVTSSIAKCLRLRKRNGRSLKGHPESASTTNPPIAGQQV